A genomic region of Thermoanaerobaculia bacterium contains the following coding sequences:
- a CDS encoding protein kinase, which produces MTERNSGTILDGKYEILDRLAAGGMGEIWRARHVHLQELRVIKILRADRATDPHALQRFAQEARIATQIKHPNVAILYDFSRLPDGSFYMVSEHIEGEHVHDWLKTHGVFPLPLAVDLGIQTLRGLEAIHAAGVIHRDISPDNMMITRDRRGRYQMKLIDLGLAKNLEAQAGLEITQAGIFMGKLMYCSPEQAGAIKDAPLDHRSDLYSFAAVLYEMITGKPPFDSENQHGFVFKRLTEPPQPLIGRNPQVRVPQELNDLVLRGLEKDRELRFPDALTFLQALVRMAEQLRQVATQEIPLPALAKGVVKPAPTSSPRPASRPGSASELSREERIDLLAQIDRAAKKVSEASRLADLARQAFAARRYDDAAGLVTQLESVAPRNPAVAELKEQLAEVGKAFSTPSARPAAPAPLPATAVTAATVTPAAAAVPPPAAPAPLAPARPSRTAEIEVPVRPAAAPAAAAPSAPAPPAIRPLPSRPVPAELSTEERERAAKIAEAERLLVKYLQENRQSLASFALETLVELDPQHPRRDLFASAIQIMGEERGAMEIAGAILKEGQDAVLHGDLVVARRKLEQLEKADPTTQLAESLRSAIQGAEQTAATDAALGRRRDNLESLLESHRLDEAERELQRLSASGLAKVSVETYRLRIADIAALAERDAKAQEFERLYKEKVQARDWYAARDVVLEFERSIPDSPRPTLLYNEISRLEEVHRRQQGIEQGVQQLETFLRQKKRAEAELAFKILLQMDPGYPRRAEFENRIQSLPR; this is translated from the coding sequence GTGACCGAACGCAACAGCGGGACGATCCTCGACGGCAAGTACGAGATCCTCGACCGCCTCGCTGCCGGCGGGATGGGAGAGATCTGGCGCGCGCGCCACGTCCACCTGCAGGAGCTGCGGGTCATCAAGATCCTGCGCGCCGATCGGGCCACCGATCCGCACGCCCTGCAGCGCTTCGCCCAGGAAGCGCGCATCGCCACCCAGATCAAGCACCCGAACGTCGCGATCCTCTATGACTTCTCGCGGCTTCCCGACGGCAGCTTCTACATGGTCTCGGAGCACATCGAGGGCGAGCACGTCCACGACTGGCTGAAGACCCACGGCGTCTTCCCGCTGCCGCTCGCCGTCGACCTGGGGATCCAGACCCTGCGCGGGCTCGAAGCGATCCACGCCGCGGGGGTCATCCACCGTGACATCTCGCCCGACAACATGATGATCACCCGCGACCGCCGCGGGCGCTATCAGATGAAGCTCATCGATCTCGGCCTGGCGAAGAACCTCGAGGCCCAGGCCGGCCTCGAGATCACCCAGGCCGGCATCTTCATGGGCAAGCTCATGTACTGCTCGCCCGAGCAGGCGGGGGCGATCAAGGACGCGCCGCTCGACCACCGGAGCGACCTCTACTCGTTTGCCGCGGTGCTCTACGAGATGATCACCGGCAAGCCGCCGTTCGACTCCGAGAACCAGCACGGCTTCGTCTTCAAGCGGCTGACCGAGCCGCCGCAGCCGCTGATCGGCAGGAACCCCCAGGTGCGGGTGCCGCAGGAGTTGAACGACCTCGTGCTGCGCGGTCTCGAAAAGGACCGCGAGCTGCGCTTTCCGGACGCCCTCACCTTCCTGCAGGCGCTCGTCCGGATGGCCGAGCAGCTGCGCCAGGTGGCCACCCAGGAGATCCCGTTGCCGGCGCTCGCGAAGGGGGTCGTGAAGCCGGCTCCCACAAGCTCCCCGCGGCCGGCTTCGCGCCCGGGCTCGGCCTCGGAGCTCTCGCGCGAGGAGCGGATCGATCTTCTCGCCCAGATCGACCGCGCCGCCAAGAAGGTCAGCGAGGCCTCGCGCCTCGCCGACCTGGCCCGGCAGGCCTTCGCAGCCCGCCGCTATGACGACGCTGCGGGCCTGGTGACCCAGCTCGAATCCGTCGCGCCGAGAAATCCCGCGGTGGCGGAGCTCAAGGAGCAGCTCGCAGAGGTGGGCAAGGCCTTCTCGACGCCGTCGGCTCGCCCGGCAGCGCCGGCACCGCTGCCAGCCACGGCGGTCACGGCAGCCACGGTGACCCCGGCGGCCGCTGCAGTCCCTCCGCCAGCGGCGCCAGCACCCCTGGCCCCCGCCCGGCCGAGCCGAACCGCCGAGATCGAGGTGCCCGTGCGTCCCGCAGCCGCGCCGGCCGCTGCGGCGCCGTCGGCTCCGGCACCGCCGGCGATCCGCCCCTTGCCGTCCCGTCCGGTGCCGGCAGAGCTCAGCACGGAGGAGCGCGAGCGGGCCGCGAAGATCGCGGAGGCCGAGCGGCTCCTGGTCAAGTACCTGCAGGAGAATCGCCAGTCGCTCGCCAGCTTCGCGCTCGAGACGCTGGTCGAGCTCGACCCCCAGCATCCGCGCCGCGACCTGTTCGCGAGCGCCATCCAGATCATGGGCGAAGAGCGCGGCGCGATGGAGATTGCCGGCGCCATTCTCAAGGAGGGCCAGGACGCCGTCTTGCACGGCGACCTCGTCGTCGCCCGACGCAAGCTCGAGCAGCTCGAGAAGGCCGATCCGACGACGCAGCTCGCCGAGTCGCTGCGCAGCGCGATCCAGGGCGCCGAGCAGACGGCGGCGACCGACGCCGCGCTCGGGCGCCGGCGCGACAACCTGGAGTCGCTGCTCGAGTCGCACCGGCTCGACGAGGCCGAGCGCGAGTTGCAGCGCTTGTCGGCCAGCGGCCTCGCCAAGGTCTCGGTCGAGACCTATCGCCTGCGGATCGCCGACATCGCGGCGCTCGCCGAGCGGGATGCGAAGGCGCAGGAGTTCGAGCGCTTGTACAAGGAGAAGGTCCAGGCGCGCGACTGGTATGCCGCACGCGACGTCGTCCTCGAATTCGAGCGCTCGATCCCCGACAGCCCGCGCCCCACGCTGCTCTACAACGAGATCAGCCGGCTGGAAGAGGTGCATCGCCGCCAGCAGGGGATCGAACAGGGCGTGCAGCAACTCGAGACTTTCCTCAGGCAGAAAAAGCGCGCCGAGGCCGAGCTGGCGTTCAAGATCCTCCTCCAGATGGATCCAGGGTACCCGCGCCGGGCCGAGTTCGAGAACCGGATCCAGAGCCTCCCGCGCTAG
- a CDS encoding dehydrogenase E1 component subunit alpha/beta, whose product MNSPKERLRTYAFMKLAREFDARFEAMLLTGRVSKWYSAIGNEGITVPAGLALEAGDVLCSLHRDVGAILSFYLDPARAFPGFGFGAPDGRRGEPEALFYRLACQVLGKAEGFSHGIERSYHYGHFDEAAGISHVGMISHLGAMIPVAAGCAFAMKRNGGDRVAINFIGEGGTSTGDFHEAMNLAAVWKLPLVLVIENNRYAFSTPARHQYACVQLSDRGPGYGIPALTVNGNDPDEMAATLAKAVSRARAGGGPTLIEAVVGRLRGHAEGDGSMKVVPQEELDLYLSRDPVPVYARRLSGEGLLDLETEERLHARVAELVETAIDRALAAPAPAAEEAFRPVLAASGARIFPRCVTPTFAAPSPESPTEDAVPNLVEDLTDLLGKPFDPAHGEASDADAGEAEAASAMIALADPDIPTAMDAFTGGAVGPTKAGEVTYLDAIHQALQEEMEHDSSIVLLGQDIAQFEGAFRVTKGLHARWPDRVLDTPISESGTLGLAAGAALFGYLPVVEMQFADFVSCGFNQIVNVIAKLFYRFERPCPVIVRLPAGGGVGAGAFHSQNPEAWFAHVAGLTVLCPATAVDAKGLLKSALRGANPVIFCENKFLYRRVKATLPAGEHLTPIGKAHILRAGRDITFVAYGASTWIAMEAAEVLAAEGIEAEVVDLRSLVPYDEETVLASVMKTNRAVVVHEAQLTGGFGGEIAARLADRAFAFLDAPVKRVAYPDRPSPYSRILEHALFPDRDKLLAAAREVLAF is encoded by the coding sequence GTGAACAGTCCGAAAGAGCGGCTTCGCACCTACGCCTTCATGAAGCTCGCGCGCGAGTTCGACGCGCGTTTCGAAGCGATGCTGCTCACCGGCAGAGTCTCCAAGTGGTACAGCGCCATCGGCAACGAGGGGATCACCGTCCCCGCCGGGCTGGCGCTCGAAGCCGGTGACGTCCTCTGCTCGCTGCATCGCGATGTCGGCGCGATCCTCTCGTTCTACCTCGATCCGGCTCGGGCCTTTCCGGGCTTCGGATTCGGCGCGCCGGACGGCCGCCGGGGCGAGCCCGAGGCGCTCTTCTACCGGCTCGCCTGCCAGGTGCTGGGCAAGGCGGAGGGCTTCTCGCACGGCATCGAGCGCTCCTACCACTACGGGCATTTCGACGAAGCCGCGGGGATCTCGCACGTCGGGATGATCAGCCACCTCGGAGCCATGATTCCGGTCGCTGCCGGCTGTGCCTTCGCGATGAAGAGGAACGGTGGCGATCGCGTGGCGATCAACTTCATCGGCGAAGGCGGGACCTCGACGGGCGACTTCCACGAAGCGATGAATCTAGCCGCGGTCTGGAAGCTGCCCCTGGTCCTGGTGATCGAGAACAACCGGTACGCCTTTTCGACTCCGGCCCGGCACCAGTATGCCTGTGTGCAGCTTTCTGATCGCGGGCCGGGCTACGGCATTCCTGCGCTGACGGTGAACGGCAACGACCCGGACGAGATGGCAGCCACCCTCGCCAAGGCGGTGTCGCGGGCACGGGCCGGCGGCGGGCCGACCCTGATCGAGGCGGTCGTCGGGCGATTGCGCGGTCATGCCGAGGGTGACGGTTCGATGAAGGTCGTGCCGCAGGAGGAGCTCGATCTCTATCTCTCCCGGGATCCGGTGCCGGTCTACGCCCGGCGGCTTTCGGGCGAAGGTCTGCTCGACCTCGAAACCGAGGAGCGGCTGCACGCACGTGTCGCGGAGTTGGTCGAGACCGCCATCGATCGCGCGTTGGCGGCGCCGGCGCCCGCTGCCGAGGAGGCCTTCCGGCCGGTTCTCGCCGCGTCCGGGGCGCGCATCTTTCCGCGCTGCGTCACGCCGACCTTCGCGGCGCCCTCGCCCGAGAGTCCGACGGAGGACGCAGTCCCGAACCTGGTCGAGGACTTGACCGATCTGCTGGGCAAGCCCTTCGACCCCGCACACGGCGAGGCTTCCGACGCCGATGCGGGAGAAGCGGAGGCCGCGTCAGCGATGATCGCGCTGGCCGACCCCGACATTCCGACCGCCATGGATGCCTTTACCGGCGGCGCCGTCGGTCCGACGAAGGCAGGCGAGGTCACCTATCTCGACGCGATTCACCAGGCTCTGCAGGAGGAGATGGAGCACGACTCGTCGATCGTCCTCCTGGGTCAGGACATCGCGCAGTTCGAGGGCGCTTTTCGGGTCACGAAGGGGCTGCATGCGCGATGGCCCGATCGCGTGCTCGACACGCCGATCTCCGAGAGCGGCACGCTCGGCCTCGCGGCCGGGGCGGCGCTCTTCGGGTATCTGCCGGTGGTCGAGATGCAGTTCGCCGATTTCGTCTCGTGTGGCTTCAATCAGATCGTGAACGTCATCGCCAAGCTGTTCTACCGTTTCGAGCGCCCCTGCCCGGTGATCGTGCGTCTGCCGGCAGGTGGCGGGGTGGGGGCCGGGGCCTTTCACTCGCAGAACCCGGAGGCCTGGTTCGCCCACGTCGCGGGCCTCACGGTGCTCTGCCCCGCGACCGCGGTCGACGCCAAGGGTCTGCTGAAGTCGGCTCTCCGTGGCGCCAACCCGGTGATCTTCTGCGAGAACAAGTTCCTCTACCGCCGGGTCAAGGCGACTCTGCCGGCCGGCGAGCACCTGACGCCGATCGGCAAGGCACACATCCTGCGCGCCGGTCGGGACATCACGTTCGTCGCTTACGGCGCCTCGACCTGGATCGCCATGGAGGCCGCCGAGGTACTGGCGGCGGAGGGCATCGAGGCCGAAGTGGTCGATCTGCGCTCCCTCGTGCCCTACGACGAGGAGACGGTCCTCGCCTCGGTGATGAAGACCAATCGCGCGGTCGTCGTGCACGAGGCGCAGCTGACGGGCGGCTTCGGCGGCGAGATCGCGGCGCGCCTCGCCGACCGCGCCTTCGCCTTCCTCGACGCCCCGGTCAAGCGGGTCGCCTACCCCGATCGCCCCAGTCCGTACTCGCGCATCCTCGAGCACGCCCTCTTCCCCGATCGCGACAAGCTCCTCGCCGCGGCGCGCGAAGTTCTGGCGTTCTGA
- a CDS encoding radical SAM protein — protein MSVRVRPYLFYDVAVTICSVCYRKLEGKIVFEEGSVFLLKRCPEHGAEKVLVADDVEYYRRCREVFIKPPEMPARYNTPVKWGCPYDCGLCTDHEQHSCLSIVEICDACNLACPICYAESGPHRPLFRPLAQIERMLDAVVRNEGEPDVVQISGGEPTIHPEFFEILDAARRRPIRHLMVNTNGIRIAEDEAFARRLAEYRPAFEIYLQFDSLRAAPLKALRGADLRRIREQALERLNRLDISTTLVVTVEKGVNDDELGEIVEFALAQPCVRGVTFQPVQSAGRLEGFDPAKHRLTLTEVRRRILEQSSRFQPEDLIPVPCHPDALAMAYALKLGGEVVPLTGMIDPQILIEGARNSIVYERDPAVREGLFKLFATNHSPESSAGTLKDLLCCLPTVAVPPELSYANLFRILIVQFIDAHAFDVRSVKKSCIHFVHPDDGRLIPFDTYNLFYRDQLESTRLEALRAAAIR, from the coding sequence ATGAGCGTTCGCGTCCGGCCGTACCTCTTCTACGACGTCGCGGTGACGATCTGTTCGGTCTGCTACCGCAAGCTCGAGGGCAAGATCGTCTTCGAGGAGGGCTCGGTGTTCCTGCTCAAGAGGTGTCCCGAGCACGGCGCCGAGAAGGTCCTGGTGGCCGACGACGTCGAGTACTACCGGCGCTGCCGCGAGGTCTTCATCAAGCCGCCCGAGATGCCGGCGCGCTACAACACGCCGGTGAAGTGGGGCTGCCCCTACGACTGCGGTCTGTGCACCGACCACGAGCAGCACTCGTGCCTGTCGATCGTCGAGATCTGCGACGCCTGCAATCTCGCCTGTCCGATCTGCTACGCCGAGAGCGGGCCGCACCGGCCGCTCTTCCGGCCGCTCGCGCAGATCGAGCGCATGCTCGACGCCGTGGTACGCAACGAAGGCGAGCCCGACGTGGTTCAGATCTCGGGCGGCGAGCCGACGATCCACCCCGAGTTCTTCGAGATCCTCGACGCCGCACGGCGCCGGCCGATCCGGCATCTCATGGTGAACACCAACGGCATCCGCATCGCCGAAGACGAGGCGTTCGCTCGGCGCCTCGCGGAGTACCGGCCGGCGTTCGAGATCTATCTCCAGTTCGACTCGCTGCGCGCGGCGCCGCTCAAGGCTCTGCGCGGCGCCGACCTGCGGCGCATCCGCGAGCAGGCGCTCGAGCGGCTGAACCGGCTCGACATCTCGACGACGCTGGTGGTGACGGTCGAGAAGGGCGTGAACGACGACGAGCTCGGCGAGATCGTCGAGTTCGCCCTGGCCCAGCCCTGCGTGCGCGGGGTGACGTTCCAGCCGGTGCAGTCGGCGGGGCGGCTCGAGGGGTTCGATCCGGCGAAGCACCGCCTCACCCTGACCGAGGTGCGCCGCCGGATCCTGGAACAGAGCTCGCGCTTCCAGCCCGAGGACCTGATCCCCGTGCCCTGCCATCCCGACGCGCTCGCCATGGCCTATGCGCTCAAGCTCGGCGGCGAAGTCGTGCCGCTTACCGGCATGATCGACCCGCAGATCCTCATCGAAGGAGCGCGGAACTCGATCGTCTACGAGCGCGACCCGGCAGTGCGCGAAGGTCTCTTCAAGCTCTTCGCGACCAACCACTCCCCGGAGTCGAGTGCCGGCACCCTCAAGGACCTCCTCTGCTGCCTGCCGACGGTGGCGGTGCCGCCCGAGCTCTCGTACGCCAACCTCTTCCGCATCCTCATCGTCCAGTTCATCGACGCCCACGCCTTCGACGTGCGCTCGGTGAAGAAGAGCTGCATCCACTTCGTCCACCCCGACGACGGCCGCCTGATCCCCTTCGACACCTACAACCTCTTCTACCGCGATCAGCTCGAGAGCACGCGCCTGGAGGCGCTGCGTGCCGCGGCAATCCGCTAG
- a CDS encoding type II toxin-antitoxin system VapC family toxin: MKLLLDTHVWVWSASTSSRLSPRARRTIESTANEIWISPISTWELILLSDRGRLNLDPDPISWLRAALAAVPAREAPLNHSIAIASRRIDLPHDDPADRFLAATAKVLDLTLVTADERLLGCREIKTLRA, encoded by the coding sequence ATGAAGCTGTTGCTGGATACCCATGTCTGGGTCTGGTCCGCTTCGACGTCGAGCCGACTGAGTCCGCGGGCGCGCCGGACGATCGAGTCGACGGCGAACGAGATCTGGATTTCGCCCATCAGTACCTGGGAACTGATCCTCCTCAGTGATCGCGGGCGGTTGAACCTCGACCCTGACCCCATCTCATGGCTGCGAGCCGCGCTCGCCGCCGTTCCGGCTCGCGAAGCACCGCTCAACCACTCCATCGCGATCGCGAGCCGGCGTATCGACCTGCCTCATGACGACCCGGCGGACCGGTTTCTCGCCGCTACGGCGAAGGTCCTGGATCTGACGCTCGTGACCGCCGACGAACGCCTGCTCGGCTGTCGCGAGATCAAGACTCTGCGAGCGTGA
- a CDS encoding prolipoprotein diacylglyceryl transferase, producing the protein MEIGGLRLHPHAAFELLAYFVGFRLYLRDRRRRGDFLDSPRRWWIVAAAAAGAALGARLLALLECPAELWSGDGFPLERLAGKSIVGAIAGGWLAVEGAKRLGGIESRTGDLLAIPLAAAIAIGRVGCLLAGAGDRTFGDATTLPLAFDFGDGVRRLPMPLFESLFLLILVVVLARWRTRSPAEGDLFRGFVGAYFGYRLLVDFAKHADCRWLGLSTIQWVAVLGLAALAPDLRRWLAGSGRTSVESAS; encoded by the coding sequence CTGGAGATCGGCGGACTGCGGCTCCATCCGCACGCCGCTTTCGAACTGCTCGCCTACTTCGTCGGCTTCCGGCTCTATCTGCGCGATCGCAGGCGGCGCGGTGACTTTCTGGACTCCCCGCGTCGTTGGTGGATCGTCGCCGCCGCGGCGGCCGGCGCCGCGCTCGGCGCGCGGCTCCTGGCGCTCCTCGAATGTCCGGCGGAGCTCTGGAGCGGCGACGGCTTTCCGCTCGAGCGCCTGGCCGGCAAGTCGATCGTCGGCGCAATCGCCGGCGGCTGGCTCGCGGTCGAGGGGGCGAAGCGGCTGGGCGGGATCGAGAGCCGCACCGGCGACCTGCTGGCGATCCCGCTCGCGGCGGCGATCGCCATCGGCCGCGTCGGCTGCCTGCTCGCCGGCGCCGGCGACCGCACCTTCGGCGACGCGACGACGCTGCCCTTGGCCTTCGACTTCGGCGACGGCGTGCGCCGCCTGCCGATGCCGCTCTTCGAGAGCCTGTTTCTGCTCATCCTCGTGGTCGTCCTCGCGCGCTGGCGGACGCGCTCGCCGGCGGAGGGGGATCTCTTCCGCGGCTTCGTCGGCGCCTACTTCGGCTATCGTCTCCTCGTCGACTTCGCCAAGCACGCCGACTGCCGCTGGCTCGGCCTGTCGACGATCCAGTGGGTCGCGGTTCTGGGCCTCGCCGCCCTGGCCCCCGACCTGCGGCGCTGGCTCGCGGGCTCGGGGAGAACGAGTGTGGAGAGCGCGTCATGA
- a CDS encoding type II toxin-antitoxin system prevent-host-death family antitoxin: METIAISKFKATCLAVLERVRTTGEPILVTRFGKPVAEVLPPRAERAGKRVLGQLASSTRILGDLIEPALPADEWEAIGGRKRK; encoded by the coding sequence ATGGAGACGATCGCGATTTCGAAGTTCAAGGCCACCTGTCTGGCGGTCCTGGAACGGGTCCGGACAACCGGAGAGCCGATCCTCGTCACTCGCTTCGGAAAGCCGGTCGCGGAAGTTCTGCCCCCGCGGGCGGAGAGGGCAGGTAAGCGGGTCCTCGGTCAGCTCGCTTCGTCCACCAGGATCCTCGGCGACCTGATCGAACCGGCGCTTCCTGCGGACGAGTGGGAGGCGATCGGTGGCAGGAAGCGGAAATGA
- a CDS encoding MFS transporter, whose product MLPPEPNPDVPTAGTPPASRVDSRATALACACLFVAMLNLTLVVAGLKELVVDELGGSVTDAALFFTVEMVAYLLFAPLWGALSDRLGRRRPFIVGGFAASGLLYLAYLGIDWIPLLLALRFLQGGAAIAGWSTTMALLFDRADDRSRPRLAGFAGASLILGVGLGAPIGGLVTQHWGARAPLALAGTLFLLLAAVALALEEAPGRHSRPRLAAIGSALAARPRLLLPWAIYAMERFTVGLFVVVFPLWLLEQHGADPAARGRALAAFLLPFAFLQLGTYRLVRRYGPFVLLGLGCAGYAAAFALLGRVGDGPYYPILMALGALAAMIFPPTLALTAEWTAPETRASALAGFNVAGSLGFALGPVAGAWAHRTLGEG is encoded by the coding sequence ATGCTCCCACCCGAACCCAACCCCGACGTGCCCACCGCGGGCACCCCGCCCGCCTCCCGCGTGGACTCGCGCGCCACGGCGCTAGCCTGCGCCTGCCTCTTCGTCGCCATGCTGAATCTGACGCTGGTCGTCGCCGGTCTCAAGGAACTCGTGGTCGACGAGCTCGGCGGTTCGGTCACCGACGCGGCGCTCTTCTTCACCGTCGAGATGGTCGCCTACCTGCTCTTCGCGCCGCTCTGGGGGGCACTCTCCGACCGCCTCGGCCGCCGCCGGCCATTCATCGTCGGCGGTTTCGCGGCGAGCGGCCTGCTCTACCTCGCCTACCTCGGGATCGACTGGATTCCACTGCTCCTCGCGCTGCGCTTCCTGCAGGGCGGGGCCGCGATCGCCGGCTGGTCGACCACGATGGCGCTCCTCTTCGACCGCGCCGACGACCGGAGCCGGCCGCGCCTCGCCGGTTTCGCCGGCGCCTCGCTGATCCTGGGCGTCGGGCTCGGCGCGCCGATCGGCGGCCTCGTCACGCAGCACTGGGGGGCGCGTGCACCGCTCGCTCTGGCGGGGACGCTCTTCCTCCTCCTGGCAGCAGTGGCGCTGGCGCTCGAGGAGGCCCCCGGCCGTCACTCGCGGCCTCGCCTGGCGGCGATCGGCAGCGCTCTCGCCGCGCGCCCGCGCCTCCTTCTCCCCTGGGCGATCTACGCCATGGAGCGCTTCACGGTGGGCCTCTTCGTCGTCGTCTTTCCGCTCTGGCTGCTCGAGCAGCACGGCGCCGATCCGGCGGCCCGCGGCCGGGCGCTCGCCGCCTTCCTGCTGCCGTTCGCCTTCCTGCAGCTGGGCACCTACCGCCTGGTGCGCCGCTACGGTCCGTTCGTCCTGCTCGGCCTCGGCTGCGCCGGCTACGCCGCCGCTTTCGCCTTGCTCGGGCGAGTCGGCGACGGGCCGTACTATCCGATCCTCATGGCCCTGGGGGCCCTGGCGGCGATGATCTTCCCGCCGACCCTGGCCCTCACCGCCGAGTGGACCGCCCCCGAGACCCGCGCCAGCGCCCTCGCCGGCTTCAACGTCGCGGGCTCGCTCGGCTTTGCCCTCGGCCCCGTCGCCGGCGCCTGGGCGCACCGCACTCTGGGCGAGGGCCA